Proteins encoded together in one Drosophila albomicans strain 15112-1751.03 chromosome 2R, ASM965048v2, whole genome shotgun sequence window:
- the LOC117576724 gene encoding ATP synthase subunit d, mitochondrial: protein MAARRIAQSSINWSALAERVPANQKSSFSAFKTKSDIYVRSVLANPENPPKIDWAYYKRLVPVAGLVDGFQKQYEALSVPYPKDTVSSQVDTEIEQSKSEIAAYKKGSEDRIKNYQKEISHLKSLLPYDQMTMEDYRDAFPETALDPINKPTFWPHTPEEQVGYKSKEQLEAEAQGHH from the coding sequence ATGGCAGCCCGTCGCATCGCCCAATCTTCGATCAACTGGTCCGCTCTCGCCGAGCGTGTGCCTGCCAACCAGAAGAGCAGCTTCAGCGCCTTCAAGACCAAGTCCGACATTTATGTGCGCTCTGTGTTGGCTAACCCAGAGAATCCCCCCAAGATCGACTGGGCCTACTACAAGCGTTTGGTGCCCGTTGCCGGTCTCGTCGATGGCTTCCAGAAGCAGTACGAAGCTTTGTCAGTCCCATATCCCAAGGACACTGTTTCGTCGCAGGTGGACACGGAAATCGAGCAGTCAAAGAGCGAGATTGCCGCATACAAGAAGGGTTCGGAGGATCGCATCAAGAACTATCAGAAGGAAATCAGCCATCTGAAATCTCTGCTGCCATACGATCAGATGACCATGGAGGATTATCGCGATGCATTCCCCGAGACCGCCCTGGATCCCATCAACAAACCTACTTTCTGGCCCCACACTCCCGAGGAGCAAGTTGGCTACAAGTCCAAGGAGCAGTTGGAGGCTGAGGCTCAGGGACATCATTAA